Genomic DNA from Macadamia integrifolia cultivar HAES 741 chromosome 6, SCU_Mint_v3, whole genome shotgun sequence:
ttttttggcataATTTTTCTACATGAGCCCGCTTGGATAGGTTTTCTAAGAGGGCCACTTATTTCTGGCACGTGAAGGGGTGAACTGGCAATTCTGACTGTTTGATACAGAGGGATTTTTTCTGGATTGATCATGTGTCAATATTCATATCTgcattcaatcaaataccccatCATGTATGTCCGTTCATCCATATATTTGTTAGCTGTGCATTTTTTGTAGTGCATCCTCTTTGTCGTCCATATATTTTCAAGATTCATTTTTGGCCACTTGCCCAACTCCAATTAGGTTGAAACTTGGAATGTGAGCAGGGGACCCTGAGGCCCAGTTGTCCACAAAATTAAAGTCCTGTCTGACCTGCACATGGCAGAACCAAGGCCTTCATGGGGAACCTTATCTAAGATTGGCCTGCCTATAAATATCAGTCCCTTCTTTTTTGGTTATCAATGTGGAATAATACTTCTAGATTATTGAATATATTTTTCTCGGTTACTTTGGGCTTGTATATTGTAATTATGTTTAATGTATACATGTAGCGATACCTAGGTGGTGGATCCATATGAGCAGAAAAAACACTTATTCTAGATTATTAGGGGGTTAGACAGATCAAACTTCTTGAAAGATTATCCATACCTCACCCCCACCAAAACCATGGAATTTATTTTCCATGTTGTCCAGAAAAACTGCTTGATAAGATTATTTGCTGAAATTCATTTCCATTTTTCTAAATATTGAACAAATCTATTGTTTTTCCTCTACAGGAGACTGTTGACTTGTCTGCTGGAGTGAGTGGTTCAACTAAAAGCCAGAATGCATCCAAGGAGGAGTTGGTTTTGTCTGATTTGTTGGATATAAAACTTCATTCGCTTGCTGAGCCAAATAAAATTGAAAGTAGCTTTACAAATGAGGCACTAATCCAGAATAAGAACTCTTTGAACTTTGCAGGAGTTGACTTTGACAATATTTTCTCTGAAATAAAGAACGAGGGTGTTCCTAGTTTGTCAAAGGAAGATTTAGTTTCCAATGAGCAATTCAATAAGGAAATGCAAGGTCAGGGAAGTCTTAATTTGTTTGAGAATGTTCTGTCTTCTGATAAAGCAGTGAGGTCACTAACAACTGTGGGTGATGCTGACCCTTTTTCTGACTGGACGGCTGAGTTCCTGTCTGCCAGTTCTGGAACTTCTCCTGGGGACTCCAAATCATTTGACCCTTTTCTGGGTTCTTCTATAATTAATGCCACTAGTTCTGTGGAGGACGCCTTTGTTCCTGAGAACGATGTGAAGTTTAAAACTGATGGGAGAGAAAATGATGTAAAACTAAAGAATGATTCAGTTCCTCTAGCTTCTAAAAGAGATGACTGGGTTCAAGGTAATATGTGGGATATATCCAGCACTGAGATATCTGGCAAGACTCAGCAGTTTGAGGTGAAGAATGAAACTAATCATGTTGAGCCTAAAACCAACTCAAATAATCTTTCCTCCAGTGGTGATAACTGGTTTCAAGATGATCTATGGCAAAGCAGCGGTATGAAAGTGGCTGAGTGTGAAAGAattaatgaagatgatgagtcctTGGATGCTTGGCATGATTTTACGAGCTCAGGAAATTTGCCAGATCccttttcaaatccttcaaaagtGACTGGCTCTTTGACAACTAACTCTTTTGCACAAGCTTCGGAAGCAAGCATGGTGGGCTTATCGAATGACTTCAATGAAGTGGACTTCTCCAGCTTTTCACAGCCAGATCTCTTTTCCGGAGCATCAAGTCTTAAAAATCTGTCGACAGATGTCAATGATATGCAATTAGAAGTTACTGTTTCTGACAGGTATGAATACTAATGATGCTTTGGAAATTTGAACAGTGTATCATTTTTTAGATTGTTTTCTTGTTTGTGATTAAAATGATTGCAATTTTGTTAAGAAATTGTCAATTCTGAATCTCAAAAGTTGTTATGAATATATTTAAGTGATCATAATTAGGACTAGCTAATAAACATGCAGACTGATTGTGCCTTATTATTTATCTGTGCTGATATTGTATCTCTTTTGTCAGTCCTCACCCAAGTAGTTAATCAATGCATGCTTATTAGTATTTACATCGCAAGAATGTGGCAATTATCTTGTGATAGTTTTATCATTCTTTCAAGTTTTATGTGGAAATTGTTGGCTTCATCTGATTGGATTATTTGGCAATAGAAATGACGGATTTTGTCCTAACCATTACTTTTGGTTGTTGGAGAGTAGCTATTCTGCTTGAATAAACAACCAAGGCTTGAGGCACTTGGAAAATGTAaatgataagaagaagaagagagagaagagaacaagagatggctgtaacttgggagtcacaaccctagttagttaaaatgggaatgGCAAAGAAATGGTGTTCGGTATTGacgtgatgcagttgggcgtggTAAAATTTGGGGTTAATTcagtattttcatttttaatttgtttccttattgGTAGAGTAGGGTGCCCATCAAGTAAGTTGGGAGATTTTATTTCCGTTGCTaatttagattagtttccattgttaggttttgattttcccttttatagCAATGTAACACGGTAGAGGACAGATTTGACATTttgagaaattgaaaatttgaatgaaactTTGGCTTGAGACCATGAGGGCCATGATTGCttttctccttccccttccctgaccttctcttcttttccctctcctttctttcttccctgTTCCCTGTTCCCTGTTCCCTGTTCCCTGTTCCCTGTTCCCTGTTCTCTTTCCCTGGTTCGGTTCCAGGTGGTACTTGCAGCCAGTGAAGGTGGTTCGTGCTCCCTCAATTCTGTGGCTTCCAGTCTGAAACTTGGGGCATTAGCTCTCCTCCCTGGGGCGATTTAAACCCTAGGCTCCATCCAAGCTCCTGCAAGTCATAGGACAGCAGATCTGAAACCAGAACTCAGATCTTGAGTTTTCCGGTGTGTTCAGGTCACAGGATTCTCTTGGAGTTTGTTGCATCATCTTCTGATCTGAAAGTACTTGGAAACAAGAGTGCTTCgactcttgatctctcttcCAAAGTGTTGGATCAATTGAAGTTCCGCTGGGTGAATTCCATCAATTGAAGCCAACAAGGTTTCTGCCATGGTGAAGTCGTGAGATTGATGGTAACCAAGTATTGAACCCCACTTAAGTCCTTGTTTAATTCTTATTTACCCCTAAGCCCCTGCCCCTTGTTTTACAGTAGAACCCTTGCATTTAaactttatttcagtttaacccCATCACCATATTAATTTTCAGGATGGAACTTTTCCTTTAGGACTTGTTGGGAAATTGGATTcaagtgttgtcattgttggcaacaatATGAAGGTTTTGGTTCAATAATTAACCCAATTTGTTTGGGTTATGAATTATGGGTTTAATCTTGAACCAGTCCTAGTAGTCCATTGGATATTTGGATTGAATCTCATTATATAAGCAAGGTGGTATGATGAGGTAAGAAAGCATTATGTATATGCAATGGTTTGATGAGGTAAGAAAGCATTATGTATATGCAATGGGCCAGCAAGCGTGAACATGTTTCTCTTTTGAGTAACCTCtttgatttaaaataaaaaaaatacaataagtgtTCTACTATAACAAGGAGCATATGGCAGCATCAACAACCCATAGATTCATCCGAGCACATGAGTTGATGAATTAATTGGAGATGGGCTcggtttaaagaaaaataaattgagtTTTATTAGAACTCTCAAAGCTCATGGGCGGTTGGTAGAGAATTCCAAATATAAGTGATTGAGATGTGATTGGCTCTTGCATGAGTAAAATACAGCAAGATTTAAAGGAGTTAGAGATAAACACGTTGCTGAATAGGAGATTACAGATTGCTTCAAATCTCTTAGTTCATATTAGGAGTTGAAGTGCTAGAAACCAACTGAATCCAGCAAGGTCTCTACAGCAGTTTTATTTGAAGATTACGTCTAGATTTAATGGACTCTTATCTCATTCATTTGCAGCAACTGCCAAGTGTTGGATTCagccagaagaagaaagagaagctaTTATAAAGAAGGGAGGACAGCTAGAGTCCGCCACATGTTCGGGAACTAAAAATTAGGAAGTGGACTTTCAGATTGGATGCTATCTCACGCACATGGACAGAAGCAAAATAAAGAGCACCCAAGATTGAATAGAAGTATAGGGGATTAAGACCTCTATATGTCTCATGCAATAAAAAGACCTctctacaaaaaagaaaagactctCTGTTCCAACATAGCAGAATCGAGAGGGAGAGAAGCAACCTTGAAAGAGAGAGATCCAAAAGGCTGATATGTTGATGGTTTGAGCATGTTCTATATGTCAAGCAAGCAATCATCAACGGGATTACACAGGCTGATGTAATCCATATCTAGAATCCCTATTTTTGTATTCTAAAGTTTGTAtattgttgagaaactctagatcaatgatgtattgggttgggattttattttattgatttaaatttgtgaacctagcaagttggggcttgtctagggtgtggggttgttgtccttgtctgagttgcatctcGGATTGAAGCAAAGATAGGTGTTCTTGGACCATTGTAGAGgttgaaaaagttgagtattggggaaatacgaaacctatatgggtattcctccgtggaTGTACACACGCTGGccgaaccacgtatatctggtgttattgttacgcatttacttttctacgtatatttgaagtgcgtgttgtgcagagtggtgggacacTGTCTGGTAGACCTAGCCACATTGTGGTGAGGTGGACGTGTCATTGTTTGCgtgattggtaattacgggaTTGCCCCAGCCAATCTAGAACTTGGAAATTGGAAGTTTTGATTGTTGGGTTGCAAACAAGGAAATTTTTGaatcactgattcacccccctttcagtgtcaacctgggaacatcaGGACTAATTCCAGATCTGTCGCCATTCAGCtaatttcactctaaaagggtTCTAAATTGTACCCGAAATTACAATATTGCTACTGGTTTGCTTAAGTTGaattatttgttcttttgtgggcccataagcgattcgattttggtttcggaacccagatccgcatcaagtggtttCAGAGCGAATTTCCTGCAAACCATGAtaggtcacatcaccaatgctgagttgcacaaattgtatcatGAGGTTCTTGAGAATCAATAAAAAACTAATGCCAGGGTTGATAAGAATAAGGTAAAATATACAATTTCATGAACGAGACTCAAGGTGCCCTCACTAAGTTTTTTGCCTTTATGTAGAGGTTTGAAACGTGAGTTGACGAAGGACCATCTGCACCACCTCAATTTAATGCCCTATGgattgaagatacacctcacTGAATGCAACGTGATCGTGTTATACTCTAAGTTGTTACTTTGCAATTTTCTGCccgagattatggcatcaaagttgaggttccagagTTAAGTGGTGAAAGGGACCTGAAGAATTCCTTGTCTGGCTTACCAACGTGGAGAGACTTTTTTCTTACGAATCTTTTCCGGAcgagaagaagtgtgaactcatactcaccaagtttattgggtatccatgttcatggtgggatgatgtactgtATGCAAGGTTTGTTTGAAGACTTGGACCCGCTAcaaattgggaggtcatgaagcagattcTGACTaagaaatttgttcctcttaattatgagtAGGTGATGTTTCATAAATTACTAAATTTTtaacaaggcaacaaggatgtggatacctacaccctcgaattccataAACTATCTTCAAGGTGTccacttcaggaaacagactagcaacgggtgatgcgataaaTCAATGGGCTAAGTATTGAGATCCGACTCAaattggctaacactgatttcaggtccgTTGATGTGGCAACAACTTATGCTAAGACAgttgaagagaagtccatttattggaagagtatgctcaagactccttcagtttatagacctctaCCAtctatggaagaaaagaagcctgaagctcacAGAGTTGAAGAAAATGTCAGAATTCAATAAGGATAGTGATTGGGTGAGGAATATCAGATGCCAtggttgtggcgagaagggtcactacttCAACAAGTGCCCCAATAGGACTCGTTCTTTATAATAGAGAAGCAACCGACAGAGAAGAATAATGATGTCGATCTTGATTTACATCATTATCCCCTCAATGCAGATGATATTgactatgatgatgatgatgtcgaAGCTCATCCCGCTAGCCTTGCATCCTTCTCAAATAGACTAGTTGACAGGGCTCCTCTCTTTAGACAAAAGGGTTCTCTCCTACATGGTTCCGATCCTACTGATattcatgcagttgttgatacaAGGGTAGAAGCAAACTtctctgctgaatttgttcgaacacacaaccttccatagaagcaacttttcaagaagattcacatacaaggttttggacccatagctcgagaagaggccactgcagttgttcaagtacatctacagtttgggccaTTACAATACTATGTATCTTGCTTGGTCACCCTATTGGTGCACtacgacattcttctagggcgaccttggcaatGACATGCAGGTGTTCTCTATGATGGTTCACGGAACACCAGCAAGGTGAGGCAAGGAGGTTGTACATACTTAATGACGCCACACGCATTATTAGACATGTCACGTCGACGATTAACTCCTGCTCCAGTGACACGTTAGCCTACGCTCCCTCTTGGAGTTACGTTACCGTCATCTGCTTTGAGATATGTGCTACCTCATCGACTTGCaatttacaagggtatcttgggagcacgacctaactcgacgtaGTCGAGTCTTTTAAATaccgggagagttgatgcagttgGGAGTGGCAAAATTTGGGGTTAATTCAGAATTTCAattattgatttgtttccttattgGTAGAGTAGGGTGTCCATCAAGTAAGTTGGGAGATTTTATTTCGGTTGCTaatttagattagtttccatgtTAATTAGTTTTCATTGTtaggttttgattttcctttttataacCATGTAACACAGTAGAGAAGGatagatttgaagttttgagaAATTACAAATTTGAATGAAGCTTTGGCTTGAGACCATGAGGGCCATGATTGCttttctccttccccttccctgaccttctcttttttcccctctcctttctttcttccttgttccCTGTTCTCTTTCTCTGGTTCGGTTCCAGGCGGTACTTGCAGCTAGGTGGTTCAAGCTCCCTTGATTCTGTAACTTCCAGTCTAAAACTTGGGGCATAAGCTCTCCTCCCTGGGCCGATTTAAACCCTAGGCTCCATACCAAGCTCCTGCAAGTTAGAGGATAGGAGATCTGAAACCAGAACTCAGATCTGAGTTTTCT
This window encodes:
- the LOC122081857 gene encoding uncharacterized protein LOC122081857, with translation MAFEIPASLIRQVRIAIREEVGLSPYDPDDPSLPNLATIEDSLAEFDPSPLYLRCKQCKGRLIRDLQSIVCVYCGAQQRKELLPEPLPFKTTFGYRWLLESLDLDGSETVDLSAGVSGSTKSQNASKEELVLSDLLDIKLHSLAEPNKIESSFTNEALIQNKNSLNFAGVDFDNIFSEIKNEGVPSLSKEDLVSNEQFNKEMQGQGSLNLFENVLSSDKAVRSLTTVGDADPFSDWTAEFLSASSGTSPGDSKSFDPFLGSSIINATSSVEDAFVPENDVKFKTDGRENDVKLKNDSVPLASKRDDWVQGNMWDISSTEISGKTQQFEVKNETNHVEPKTNSNNLSSSGDNWFQDDLWQSSGMKVAECERINEDDESLDAWHDFTSSGNLPDPFSNPSKVTGSLTTNSFAQASEASMVGLSNDFNEVDFSSFSQPDLFSGASSLKNLSTDVNDMQLEVTVSDRMVEMEVQTGAVAKRAHSVDGGLTTTMQSEAADPIVELLIKEMPELSFMLEKNLTISQKDGFD